Proteins from one Setaria italica strain Yugu1 chromosome V, Setaria_italica_v2.0, whole genome shotgun sequence genomic window:
- the LOC101785669 gene encoding protein REVERSION-TO-ETHYLENE SENSITIVITY1: MSPKVLSSMELEADFDDEGVCSNNGLQELWPLGEIDPKRARFPCCIVWTPLPVVSWLAPYIGHVGICQEDGAVLDFAGSNLVSMDNFAYGSVARYLQLDRKKCCFPANLAAHVCERSYNHSEVGAAISWDDALQSGMRRFQHKYYNLFTCNCHSFVANCLNHLAYNGSVEWNVLNVATLVWFHGQWVDKMSVVRSFLPFLTVTCIGILMAGWSFLVGMAAFSALLIGWFVFTVYCTKGLVC, translated from the exons ATGTCACCAAAAGTACTTTCCTCAATGGAGCTTGAAGCTGATTTTGATGATGAAGGTGTCTGTTCAAATAATGGATTACAAGAGTTGTGGCCACTTGGCGAGATAGATCCAAAGAGAGCAAGGTTCCCATGCTGCATTGTCTGGACTCCTCTTCCTGTAGTTTCATGGCTTGCTCCTTACATAGGGCATGTTGGAATCTGTCAGGAGGATGGGGCTGTATTGGATTTTGCCGGTTCAAATTTGGTGAGCATGGATAATTTTGCTTATGGTTCAGTTGCCAGATACCTCCAGCTTGACAGAAAGAAG TGCTGCTTTCCTGCTAATCTTGCGGCTCATGTATGTGAGCGTTCATACAATCACTCAGAAGTTGGAGCTGCGATATCATGGGATGATGCTCTGCAATCGGGCATGAGGCGCTTTCAACACAAGTATTACAATCTGTTCACCTGCAATTGCCATTCATTCGTGGCAAACTGCCTGAACCATCTTGCCTACAATGGCTCTGTGGAGTGGAATGTTTTGAATGTGGCGACCCTTGTTTGGTTTCATGGCCAATGGGTGGACAAAATGTCTGTTGTTCGGTCATTCTTACCTTTCTTAACTGTGACATGCATCGGTATTTTAATGGCTGGCTGGTCTTTCCTAGTAGGGATGGCAGCATTCTCTGCTCTTCTGATTGGATGGTTTGTTTTTACAGTATACTGCACTAAGGGCTTGGTGTGTTAA
- the LOC101786071 gene encoding nucleosome assembly protein 1;2-like, whose amino-acid sequence MTDRGDVLDLAAIDANTELTPEQKAALVMSLKNKLEALAAKHTDVLESIAPKIRKRVDVLREIQSKHHEMEAKFIEERAALEAKYQKLYEPLYSKRYEIVTGVVEVDGITKSGDETIAEQKDKGVPDFWLNAMKNNEILAEEIQMRDEEALKYLKNIKWCRIDDPKGFKIEFSFDTNPFFKNSVLTKTYHMIDEDEPILEKAIGTEIEWYPGKCLTQKVLQKKPKKGSKHTEPIIKTEDCESFFNFFNPPQVPDDDFIDEDTAEQLQDQMEQDYDIGSTIRDKIIPHAVSWFTGEAQDEDYDDTILEDDENNSDDDEDDEEEEDNE is encoded by the exons ATGACCGACAGGGGCGACGTGCTCGACCTCGCCGCCATCGACGCCAACACCG AGCTCACGCCGGAGCAGAAGGCCGCCCTCGTGATGTCGCTGAAG AACAAGCTGGAGGCGTTGGCCGCGAAGCACACGGATGTGCTCGAGAGCATCGCTCCTAAGATCAGGAAGCGCGTCGATGTGCTCAGAGAAATTCAG AGCAAACATCATGAAATGGAAGCAAAGTTCATTGAGGAAAGAGCTGCACTAGAAGCTAAATACCAGAAACTTTATGAACCACTCTACTCAAAG CGTTATGAAATTGTGACCGGTGTGGTTGAGGTAGATGGCATCACAAAGAGTGGAGATGAGACCATAGCTGAACAGAAAG ACAAGGGTGTTCCAGATTTCTGGCTTAATGCAATGAAGAACAATGAAATACTGGCTGAGGAA ATCCAAATGAGGGATGAGGAAGCTCTAAAGTACCTTAAGAACATCAAATGGTGCAGAATTGATGATCCAAAGGGTTTCAAGATTGAGTTTTCATTTGATACTAATCCTTTTTTCAAAAATTCTGTGTTGACAAAAACTTATCACATGATTGATGAAGACGAGCCCATTCTTGAGAAGGCGATTGG GACTGAAATTGAATGGTATCCTGGAAAGTGTTTGACACAGAAGGTACTACAAAAGAAGCCAAAGAAGGGTTCAAAGCACACTGAACCTATCATAAAGACTGAAGACTGCGAGAGCTTCTTTAATTTCTTCAACCCTCCTCAAGTGCCTGATGACGATTTCATCGATGAGGATACC GCTGAGCAATTGCAGGACCAAATGGAGCAAGACTACGACATTGG ATCTACTATCAGGGACAAGATTATTCCACATGCTGTTTCATGGTTCACCGGAGAGGCTCAAGATGAAGACTATGACGACACCATTCTAGAGGATGATGAAAATAACAGtgacgatgatgaagatgatgaggaagaggaagacaacGAATGA